The following proteins come from a genomic window of Acidobacteriota bacterium:
- a CDS encoding TetR/AcrR family transcriptional regulator — translation MTDTHPKKRAILEAALAEFREHGFQAANMDRIAARAPASKRTVYKHFASKQALFEEISALLVERTAEASERPYRAAEGIRDGLEQIARNLVDLYLDPEFLDTVRMMLAECFRSPEAARDVWERAHSGEDGLTRWLRQATKDGRLAVSDPVAAATQLTGMLKAFTFWEQVIAPSRALPNQAERQAIVSDSVKTFLARYGEAPTGF, via the coding sequence ATGACCGATACCCATCCCAAAAAAAGGGCCATCCTCGAAGCCGCCCTGGCCGAGTTTCGAGAGCATGGCTTTCAGGCCGCCAACATGGATCGCATCGCGGCCCGGGCGCCGGCCTCGAAGCGCACCGTCTACAAGCATTTCGCGAGCAAGCAGGCGCTCTTCGAAGAGATCAGCGCCCTGCTCGTCGAACGCACCGCCGAGGCCAGCGAACGGCCCTACCGAGCCGCCGAGGGAATTCGTGACGGCCTCGAGCAGATCGCTCGCAACCTCGTCGACCTCTACTTGGATCCGGAGTTCTTGGACACCGTCCGGATGATGCTCGCCGAGTGCTTCCGCTCCCCGGAGGCGGCGCGCGATGTGTGGGAGCGGGCCCACTCCGGCGAGGACGGCCTGACCCGCTGGCTGCGCCAGGCTACGAAGGACGGACGTTTGGCCGTCTCCGATCCCGTGGCGGCGGCGACCCAGCTCACGGGAATGCTCAAGGCGTTCACCTTTTGGGAGCAGGTCATCGCACCGAGCCGAGCGCTGCCCAACCAGGCCGAGCGGCAAGCGATCGTCTCCGACTCGGTGAAGACCTTCTTGGCCCGCTACGGCGAAGCGCCCACCGGTTTCTAG
- a CDS encoding SDR family NAD(P)-dependent oxidoreductase encodes MPWTRDQIPDQIGRFAIVTGANSGIGFETALALASKGAQVGLACRSAERGRAAVERIRAEHPTAEVSVAPLDLADLDHVAHYAEEVLANRERLDLLVLNAGVMVPPASKTAQGFELQLGVNHLGHFALTARLLPLLEATPEARIVVVSSLAARQGKIHFDDLHFERRYSPWPAYGQSKLAN; translated from the coding sequence ATGCCTTGGACCCGCGACCAGATTCCCGACCAGATCGGCCGCTTCGCCATCGTCACCGGAGCCAACAGCGGCATCGGATTCGAGACCGCCCTCGCCCTGGCGAGCAAGGGTGCCCAGGTCGGTCTGGCTTGCCGCAGCGCCGAGCGCGGACGGGCAGCGGTCGAGCGAATTCGCGCCGAGCATCCCACCGCCGAAGTCTCCGTCGCGCCGCTCGACCTGGCCGACCTCGACCACGTCGCCCACTATGCCGAGGAAGTTCTCGCCAACCGCGAGAGACTCGACCTGCTGGTGCTCAATGCCGGCGTCATGGTTCCTCCGGCCTCGAAAACGGCCCAGGGATTCGAGCTCCAGCTAGGCGTCAATCACCTCGGCCACTTCGCCTTGACGGCCCGGCTCCTGCCACTCCTCGAGGCCACCCCGGAGGCGCGCATCGTGGTGGTGTCGAGCCTCGCTGCCCGCCAGGGCAAGATCCATTTCGACGACCTTCATTTCGAACGTCGCTACTCCCCTTGGCCGGCCTACGGTCAGAGCAAGCTGGCCAATTAG
- a CDS encoding DoxX family membrane protein, translating to MAPLAGAPGPAPRRASRTFGQRLVLLLAGCGLALTAPLALAHVKWFSDFDYHTPPLSVAAVITPTFLVLVAVSAVVMALLVMLDQRLDGTGWYRHLHRWLSARQDYSLLVMRGAMAAVLLISWASDAVLAPELTSRFPTLVWLQFVVAVLLLFPRLVGLGGAGVLAIFAASVFEFGLFHILDYLHYLGIGFYLLVSASRHQKLCNAGLPALYGTMGFSLIWLGYEKLFYPSWALYLLDQSPQLALGLPPQFFLQGAAFVEIGLGFLLLIGLLGRPLAAVITLVFFTTTLVFGKIEVIGHTPLHAALVVFLLNGAGTLYRPPIAIHRRLSWRVAFAALNYLLIIALFLGAYSWSAHRQYQDAIATDRSLVHGRAAFDLTDAERVPEFIRFEVVEELPASYDLHVELTDWTFTPEKSGQPTVANEGHGHVFVNGRQVGRLYGPWFHLGELAPGDNRIVVTLNGSDHRDFVVDGQVLAAETTVVVPPS from the coding sequence ATGGCCCCTCTGGCGGGCGCCCCGGGGCCGGCGCCAAGGCGGGCCTCGCGGACCTTCGGCCAGCGGCTTGTCCTCCTGCTCGCCGGCTGTGGCCTGGCGCTGACGGCACCCCTCGCCCTCGCCCACGTCAAGTGGTTCAGCGACTTCGACTACCACACGCCACCGCTGTCGGTGGCGGCGGTGATCACCCCCACCTTCCTCGTTCTGGTGGCCGTCAGTGCCGTCGTGATGGCCCTGCTGGTGATGCTCGACCAGCGCCTCGACGGCACGGGTTGGTATCGCCATCTCCACCGATGGTTGAGCGCCCGCCAGGATTACAGCCTGCTGGTGATGCGCGGCGCGATGGCCGCGGTGCTGTTGATCTCCTGGGCCTCCGACGCGGTGTTGGCGCCGGAGCTGACGTCGCGCTTCCCGACCCTCGTCTGGCTGCAGTTCGTGGTCGCCGTGCTGCTGCTCTTTCCGCGCCTGGTTGGCCTCGGCGGAGCCGGCGTTCTGGCGATTTTCGCCGCCTCGGTCTTCGAGTTCGGCCTCTTCCACATCCTCGACTATCTGCACTACCTGGGCATCGGCTTCTACTTGCTGGTCAGCGCCAGCCGGCACCAGAAGCTGTGCAACGCCGGGTTGCCGGCGCTCTACGGCACGATGGGGTTCTCCCTCATCTGGCTGGGCTACGAGAAGCTGTTCTACCCGAGCTGGGCGCTCTACCTCCTCGATCAGAGTCCCCAGCTCGCCCTCGGATTGCCGCCGCAGTTCTTCCTCCAGGGAGCTGCCTTCGTCGAGATCGGTCTCGGTTTTCTACTCCTGATCGGCCTCCTCGGTCGGCCGCTGGCGGCGGTGATCACCTTGGTCTTCTTCACCACCACGCTGGTCTTCGGAAAGATCGAGGTGATCGGCCATACGCCACTGCACGCTGCCCTGGTGGTGTTTCTTCTCAACGGCGCCGGCACCCTCTACAGGCCGCCCATCGCGATCCACCGGCGGCTCTCTTGGCGAGTCGCCTTCGCCGCCTTGAACTATCTTCTGATCATCGCTCTCTTCCTCGGCGCCTACTCTTGGTCCGCCCACCGCCAGTACCAGGACGCCATCGCCACCGACCGGAGTCTGGTCCATGGCCGTGCGGCCTTCGACCTCACCGATGCGGAGCGGGTCCCAGAGTTCATTCGCTTCGAGGTCGTCGAGGAGCTGCCCGCCAGCTACGACCTGCACGTCGAGCTCACCGACTGGACTTTCACGCCGGAGAAATCCGGCCAGCCGACGGTGGCCAACGAGGGGCACGGCCACGTCTTCGTCAACGGCCGACAGGTGGGCCGCCTCTACGGCCCCTGGTTCCACCTCGGCGAGCTGGCCCCGGGCGACAACCGCATCGTCGTCACCCTCAACGGTAGCGATCACCGCGACTTCGTGGTCGATGGCCAGGTGCTGGCGGCGGAAACCACGGTCGTCGTCCCGCCCTCCTGA
- a CDS encoding leucyl aminopeptidase, with the protein MNSMPRLSVSERQEVASELLVVGCFEGAAAEAEGLPAPLVEAIEGLANRAGWSGREEHSGETEARLDGASVVVRLQGLGKAKELTATALTDWLRDQVEEAGGQGYESLAVLLPHHDLTVGAAAAGRNQRALLLGGYRYDRFRTEAKRTRDRVLEVSLLPPPAAEATYRACLVDSRQVGEGIAFARDLGNAPASLASPEWMADQARTMAEGEGISCTVLGPDELKEKGMGGILAVGGGSAHEPRLVKLEWGDRGPTVAIVGKGVTFDTGGISLKPAHAMDEMKYDKCGACAALGIAQAVARLDLPLRLRVYVPLAENMPGGAAYRPGDIVRCYNGKTVEILNTDAEGRMILADALAWAVEEKPDALLELSTLTGACVVALGFQAAGLYAPNRAFADELLAASERSGERLWHMPLWRDHVEQIKGVHGDLKNLGGRWGGANTAAAFLSQFVGDLEHWAHLDIAGVANIGPDQEAPQGATGFGVALGIDWLRSRLS; encoded by the coding sequence ATGAATTCGATGCCGAGGCTGAGCGTGAGCGAACGCCAGGAGGTGGCGAGCGAGCTTCTGGTCGTGGGATGTTTCGAAGGTGCCGCTGCCGAGGCCGAGGGCCTCCCGGCTCCCCTGGTGGAAGCCATCGAGGGACTGGCGAATCGCGCCGGCTGGAGTGGCCGCGAAGAGCACAGTGGTGAAACCGAGGCGCGCCTCGACGGCGCCAGCGTGGTGGTTCGCCTGCAAGGGCTCGGCAAAGCGAAAGAGCTCACCGCCACCGCCCTGACGGACTGGCTGCGGGACCAGGTGGAGGAGGCCGGCGGTCAAGGCTACGAGTCCCTCGCCGTGTTGTTGCCCCACCATGACCTGACGGTCGGGGCGGCCGCCGCCGGACGCAATCAGCGGGCACTCCTGTTGGGCGGCTACCGCTACGACCGTTTTCGCACCGAGGCCAAGCGGACGCGCGACCGCGTCCTCGAGGTTTCCCTGCTTCCCCCGCCGGCGGCCGAGGCCACCTATCGGGCGTGCCTGGTGGATTCCCGCCAGGTGGGAGAAGGGATCGCCTTCGCCCGCGACCTCGGCAACGCTCCGGCGAGTCTGGCGAGCCCGGAATGGATGGCCGATCAGGCCCGCACCATGGCTGAAGGAGAGGGCATCTCCTGCACCGTCCTCGGCCCGGACGAGCTGAAAGAGAAGGGCATGGGCGGCATTCTGGCGGTCGGCGGCGGCTCCGCCCACGAGCCCCGGCTGGTGAAGCTCGAGTGGGGAGACCGCGGACCGACGGTGGCGATCGTCGGCAAGGGCGTCACCTTCGATACCGGCGGCATCTCCCTCAAGCCCGCCCACGCCATGGATGAGATGAAGTACGACAAGTGCGGCGCCTGCGCCGCTCTCGGCATCGCCCAGGCGGTGGCGCGCCTCGACCTGCCGCTTCGCCTGCGGGTCTACGTGCCCTTGGCAGAGAACATGCCCGGCGGCGCCGCCTACCGTCCGGGCGACATCGTGCGCTGCTACAACGGCAAGACCGTCGAGATCCTCAACACCGACGCCGAGGGCCGCATGATTCTGGCGGACGCCCTCGCCTGGGCGGTGGAGGAGAAGCCCGATGCCCTCCTCGAGCTTTCCACCCTCACCGGCGCATGTGTCGTCGCTCTGGGATTTCAGGCCGCCGGCCTCTATGCGCCGAACCGCGCCTTCGCCGACGAGCTGCTGGCCGCCTCCGAGCGCAGCGGCGAGCGTTTGTGGCACATGCCCCTGTGGCGGGATCACGTCGAACAGATCAAGGGCGTTCACGGCGACCTCAAGAACCTCGGCGGGCGCTGGGGCGGCGCCAACACGGCGGCGGCCTTTCTGTCGCAGTTCGTCGGCGACCTCGAGCACTGGGCGCATCTCGACATTGCCGGCGTGGCCAACATCGGCCCCGATCAGGAGGCGCCCCAAGGGGCGACTGGATTCGGAGTGGCCCTCGGCATCGATTGGCTCCGCTCGCGGCTCTCCTAG
- a CDS encoding TolC family protein has product MTDRQSRFKVMPRALALILVAALLALPAAAQSRQVRTTVGETAAPPSFVISGETASLTLADAIEIALDRNLDLELQRYDRSTSLFRIEQSESIYDLGASLSVGVSENTSPSSSQLDGAAVIDSNRRDLSFGLSQLTPYGGTAQFSLTADRSSTNSSFSFIDPSYSANGSLTYSQPLLRGFGKLSTERSILQARINSDSSQELFEQEVTRIVQAVEQAYWSLVDAREQLVVAQESLDLAEELDERNRVQVDVGTLAPIELVQSEATVATRQEGIIQAQTTVGDAADRLLQLLNVPPGELWDAEIVPETPSELERIEIDSSAALEQAYDQRPELRRSELGLQVLEIDSQFFQREKLPNVDLVVGYGAGGLGGRGNIPDPITGDPVRVDEDLIDALDEVASRDFDGWNLRVNVGYAFQNRNAKAQSAIADLALERAQKELDQLRLQIRTEVRAAVRQLDSAAQRIDTARASRRAQERNLEAEQKRYENGMSTSYQVTEIQEDLSQARSREVSAITEYRNALTEFYRATGQLLDVSSIELVAAGD; this is encoded by the coding sequence ATGACCGACCGACAGAGCCGATTCAAGGTCATGCCTCGGGCCTTGGCTCTCATCCTGGTGGCCGCCCTGCTGGCGCTGCCCGCCGCCGCCCAGTCGCGACAGGTACGGACTACCGTCGGCGAGACCGCGGCGCCACCGAGCTTCGTCATCTCGGGTGAAACCGCCAGCCTGACTTTGGCGGACGCCATCGAGATCGCCCTCGACCGTAACCTCGATCTCGAGTTGCAGCGCTACGACCGCAGCACCTCCCTGTTCCGGATCGAGCAGTCGGAGTCGATCTACGACCTCGGGGCCTCGCTCAGCGTTGGGGTGTCCGAGAACACCAGCCCGTCGTCGTCCCAGCTCGACGGCGCCGCGGTGATCGACTCGAATCGGCGCGACCTCTCCTTCGGGCTCAGCCAGCTCACCCCCTACGGCGGTACCGCCCAGTTCAGCCTGACGGCGGATCGCAGCTCGACCAACAGCTCCTTCTCCTTTATCGACCCGAGCTATAGCGCCAACGGCTCGTTGACCTACTCGCAGCCGTTGCTGCGCGGCTTCGGCAAGCTGTCGACGGAGCGCTCGATTCTGCAGGCGAGGATCAACAGCGATTCGAGCCAGGAGCTGTTCGAGCAGGAGGTGACGCGCATCGTCCAGGCGGTCGAGCAGGCCTATTGGAGCCTGGTCGACGCCCGCGAGCAGCTCGTCGTGGCGCAGGAAAGCCTCGACCTGGCGGAGGAGCTCGACGAGCGCAACCGGGTGCAGGTCGACGTCGGCACCCTGGCGCCCATCGAGCTGGTGCAGAGCGAGGCCACCGTCGCCACCCGCCAGGAAGGCATCATTCAGGCACAGACCACCGTCGGCGACGCCGCCGACCGTCTGCTGCAACTGCTCAACGTTCCGCCCGGGGAGCTGTGGGACGCCGAGATCGTGCCGGAAACGCCCTCCGAGCTCGAGCGCATCGAAATCGATTCCTCGGCCGCCCTCGAGCAAGCCTACGACCAGCGTCCGGAGCTACGGCGCAGTGAGCTCGGCCTCCAGGTGCTCGAGATCGACTCCCAGTTCTTCCAGCGCGAGAAGCTTCCCAACGTCGACCTGGTGGTGGGCTACGGAGCCGGCGGCCTGGGTGGCCGGGGCAACATTCCCGATCCCATCACCGGCGATCCGGTGCGCGTCGACGAAGACTTGATCGACGCCCTCGACGAGGTGGCGAGTCGCGACTTCGACGGCTGGAACTTGCGCGTCAACGTCGGCTACGCCTTCCAGAACCGCAACGCCAAGGCGCAGAGCGCGATCGCCGACCTGGCCCTCGAACGGGCGCAGAAGGAGCTCGACCAGCTTCGCCTGCAGATTCGCACCGAGGTCCGCGCCGCCGTCCGCCAGCTCGACAGCGCGGCGCAGCGCATCGACACCGCCCGCGCCTCGCGGCGAGCCCAGGAGCGCAATCTCGAAGCGGAGCAGAAGCGCTACGAGAACGGTATGTCGACCAGCTACCAGGTGACCGAGATCCAGGAAGACCTCAGCCAGGCGCGCAGCCGCGAGGTGAGCGCGATCACCGAGTATCGCAACGCCCTCACCGAGTTCTATCGCGCCACCGGCCAGTTGCTCGACGTCAGCTCGATCGAGCTGGTGGCGGCAGGAGACTGA
- a CDS encoding ABC transporter ATP-binding protein produces MGRSPSGRSEATSADPRPVLTTTDLRVTTRRGEALVRGVDLRVAAGEMVGLVGESGSGKTLTALAVAGLLPHRELRSTGEIRLGGEAIHGLPPGPRRRLLGRRIGMVFQEPMAAFNPSFTIGFQVGEVLRLHHGLGKAEARRETRRLLDRMAIPQAEGRLRSYPHELSGGQLQRVALAMALAGRPEMLLADEPTTALDVTLQAQILDLLEELRHDLDLGILFITHDLAVVANRCSRAIVLRHGEVIESGPVADVLQNPEHPYTGELIAAYPRLEPRATSASLQGAEIVAEARDLHHTYRLPGGAEVKALDGIDLRLAAGSTQALVGESGSGKSTLARALVGLLRPDSGAVHFGGEDLRTWSGAELRRRRRQFQLVFQDPGGSLSPRVRVGKLLAEPLEIHRLEASAERIAELLREVGLEPKLARRYPHQLSGGQRQRLAIARALACGPRLVVADEPVSGLDMSLRRQVLDLLAELQRTRGMTLVLVSHDLAMVARAADRVAVMQNGRVVEEGPTGEIFASPKHPHTTALLAASPRLP; encoded by the coding sequence ATGGGAAGATCGCCCAGCGGGCGTAGCGAGGCGACCTCGGCCGACCCGCGACCGGTCCTGACCACCACCGATCTGCGGGTCACGACCCGCCGCGGCGAGGCGCTCGTGCGCGGTGTCGACCTGCGCGTCGCGGCTGGCGAGATGGTCGGTCTGGTCGGCGAGTCCGGCTCCGGCAAGACCCTCACCGCCCTCGCCGTGGCAGGCCTCCTGCCGCACCGGGAGCTGCGCTCGACGGGTGAGATTCGGCTCGGCGGCGAAGCCATCCACGGCCTGCCACCGGGCCCCCGCCGACGCCTCCTCGGGCGCCGCATCGGAATGGTCTTTCAGGAGCCGATGGCGGCCTTCAACCCGTCCTTCACCATCGGTTTCCAGGTCGGAGAGGTGCTGCGCCTGCATCACGGTCTCGGCAAAGCCGAAGCACGGCGCGAGACCCGCCGGTTGCTCGACCGCATGGCGATCCCGCAAGCCGAAGGGCGGCTGCGGTCCTACCCCCACGAGCTCTCCGGAGGGCAGCTGCAGCGGGTGGCCCTCGCCATGGCCTTGGCCGGCCGCCCCGAGATGCTGTTGGCGGACGAGCCGACCACCGCCCTCGATGTCACCCTCCAAGCCCAGATCCTCGACCTCCTCGAAGAGCTGCGTCACGACCTCGATCTCGGCATCCTGTTCATCACCCACGATCTGGCGGTGGTCGCCAACCGCTGTTCCCGCGCCATCGTGCTGCGCCACGGCGAGGTGATCGAATCGGGGCCCGTCGCTGACGTCCTCCAGAACCCCGAGCACCCGTACACCGGCGAGCTCATCGCCGCCTATCCGCGCCTCGAACCACGGGCGACGTCGGCATCCTTGCAGGGCGCCGAGATCGTCGCCGAGGCCCGTGACCTGCACCACACCTATCGCCTGCCCGGTGGTGCCGAGGTCAAGGCTCTCGACGGCATCGACCTGCGCCTCGCCGCCGGCAGCACCCAGGCCCTGGTGGGGGAGAGCGGCAGTGGCAAGTCGACCCTGGCACGAGCCCTGGTCGGTCTGCTGCGGCCCGATTCCGGCGCGGTTCATTTCGGCGGCGAGGACCTCCGCACCTGGAGCGGTGCGGAGCTGCGACGCCGGCGACGCCAGTTTCAGCTCGTCTTCCAGGATCCCGGCGGTTCCCTCAGTCCCCGGGTCCGGGTCGGGAAGCTGCTCGCCGAACCGCTCGAGATCCACCGCCTCGAGGCTTCGGCGGAACGAATCGCCGAGCTCCTCCGCGAGGTCGGGCTCGAGCCGAAGCTGGCGCGGCGCTATCCCCATCAGCTCTCGGGAGGACAGCGCCAGAGGCTGGCGATCGCCCGGGCCCTCGCCTGCGGCCCGCGGCTGGTGGTGGCCGACGAGCCGGTCTCCGGCCTCGACATGTCCCTGCGGCGCCAGGTCCTCGACCTCCTCGCCGAGCTGCAGCGCACCCGCGGCATGACCTTGGTGCTGGTGTCCCACGACCTGGCGATGGTCGCCCGCGCCGCCGATCGCGTCGCCGTGATGCAAAACGGCAGAGTGGTGGAGGAGGGGCCGACGGGCGAGATCTTCGCCTCGCCGAAGCACCCCCATACGACCGCCTTGTTGGCGGCCAGTCCGCGCCTGCCCTAG
- a CDS encoding phosphoribosylaminoimidazolesuccinocarboxamide synthase: MSQAVLSTQVAGLPEPRRGKVRDVYDLGDRLLLVATDRISAYDWVLSPGIPDKGKILHQLSLFWFDQLADLVPHHLEPGLASALPPAVAEDPVLAGRSAVVRKTEVVPFECVARGYLAGSGFREYRADGSVCGLPLPAGLRRADRLPEPIFTPATKAEEGHDENVSFEVMAEALGVELAARLRDLTLALYRRGADHAASRGLILADTKFEFGLVGGELRLIDEALTPDSSRYWEADLWTPGEEPASFDKQFVRNWLDTTDWDKNSPPPELPPEVVAGTRQRYLEAFRRLTGHQVDL; encoded by the coding sequence GTGAGTCAAGCCGTGCTCTCGACCCAGGTCGCCGGTTTGCCGGAGCCGCGTCGCGGCAAGGTGCGCGACGTCTACGACCTCGGCGACCGCCTGCTGCTGGTCGCCACCGACCGCATCTCGGCCTATGACTGGGTGCTCTCGCCGGGGATTCCGGACAAGGGCAAGATCCTGCATCAGCTCTCGCTGTTCTGGTTCGATCAGTTGGCGGATCTGGTGCCGCACCATCTCGAGCCGGGTCTCGCGTCGGCGCTGCCGCCGGCGGTGGCCGAGGATCCCGTGCTGGCCGGTCGCAGTGCGGTGGTCCGCAAGACCGAGGTCGTTCCCTTCGAGTGCGTCGCCCGCGGCTACCTCGCCGGCAGCGGATTCCGTGAGTACCGGGCCGACGGCAGCGTTTGCGGCTTGCCGCTGCCGGCAGGCTTGCGACGGGCCGATCGCCTGCCGGAGCCGATCTTCACCCCGGCGACCAAAGCCGAGGAAGGCCACGACGAAAACGTCTCCTTCGAGGTCATGGCCGAGGCCTTGGGGGTTGAGCTGGCGGCGCGTCTGCGCGACCTCACCCTCGCCCTTTACCGGCGCGGTGCCGATCACGCCGCCTCCCGGGGCTTGATCCTGGCCGACACCAAGTTCGAGTTCGGGCTGGTCGGCGGCGAGCTGCGGCTGATCGACGAGGCTCTGACACCGGACTCCAGCCGCTATTGGGAGGCGGACCTCTGGACCCCGGGCGAAGAGCCCGCCTCCTTCGACAAGCAGTTCGTCCGCAACTGGCTCGACACCACCGATTGGGACAAGAACAGTCCGCCGCCGGAGCTGCCTCCCGAGGTGGTCGCCGGCACACGGCAGCGCTACCTCGAAGCCTTCCGCCGCCTCACCGGCCACCAGGTCGATCTCTGA